TGGCCCCTCTCTGACAAGATCAGATGCCTGCAGAACTACACACACGACGAGAAAACACGGTTGACACCAGGGGGAAAGGAAAGAAAGAGATGCTAAGGTAACTCCGAAGGGTAATTCCTGAGTTATTTTCTAAATGACCACCATTTCATGTTCAACTCCATAGACCTTATGTAGAATGCCTCCCTTATATTAAATGTGGCAACACTGCACTCTGGTGGTCACTGTGTACTACTCACTGAACATGACCCTGTATTCAAGCAGTTTGTGACACTGATTACATTGAATGCCATGTTTAGATACCCAGTGATTTCTACCTGTTTCTCTGCAAAGTGAAACTGGCACAGCTTCTTCCACAGGTGCCGGCCCTCACTGAGCATGTGAAGGGTGGGCGTGGCCTGTCCCAGGTTGATGATGTCACAGGCGTCAGAGAACTTGTACAGGATGTTGTTCTGCATGTCTAGCGGCAGGTCACGCAGCGTCATCCCATTGGACagttgctgggggggggggggaatatacaTATGTTGAAACTATGGCAAGACTGTCGCAAATTATCCTCCAAACAAGAGGTCTCTTGTCTCTTGAAACTAAACAGACGGCACACATGTCTAAGTACAGAAGTTACAACTTTAAACAAAGCAAACACATTAACCACCTTGATAATGAGACAGAAAATGAACCAGTCTATCTCTGAAGCCTAGCCAGCCTGATTCGGATTCAGCCAAACATCAGCACAAGGGTTGGCTAATGCAGAACCAGATTGACACCTAGTTAAAGTTATCCCAGGCTGGCTGGGGCTGCAGCATTCCACTACACAATACAACACTGAGAGGACCCGATGACTGAACACGGTCACCGTGCCAAATcatatcaaatgttattggtcacacacgtgattagcagatgttattgcgggtgtagcgaaatgcttttgcttctagctccgacagtgcagtaatatataacaagtaatatctaacaaattacacaacatatacccaatacacacaaatctaagtaggaatgaattaagactatatacatatggacgagcgattTCAAGgtggaacggactaagatactgtagaataatatagaaaacagtatgtacatatgagatgagtaatgcaagatatgtaaatattaagtgactaagataccatagaatagtatagaatacaatatatacatatgagatgagtaatgcaagatatgtaaacattattaagtgactagtgttccattccttaaagtggccagtgattcctagtctatgcctataggcagcagtctctaatgtgctagtgatggctgtttaacagtctgatggccttgagataggagctgtttttcagtctcccggtcccagctttgatgcatctgtactgacctcgccttctggatgatagcggggtgaataggcagtggctcgggtggttgatgtccttgattatctttttggtcttcctgtgacatcgggtgctgtaggtgtcctggaggttgcgtagtttgcccccggtaatgcattgggcagaccgcaccacctgatcatctcctttgttttgttgacgttgagtgagaggttgttttccaggcaccacactcccagagccctcacctcctccctgtaggctgtttcattatcgttggtaatcaagcccattactgttgtgtcatctgcaaacttgatgatcgagttggatgcgtgcttggccacgcagtcatgggtgaacagggagtacaggagggggctgagcacgaacccttgtggggccccagtgttgaggatcagtggagtggaggtgatgtttcctaccttcaccacctgggggcgacccgtcagggagtccaggacccagttgcacagggcggggttcagacccagggcctcaagcttaatgacggagggtactatggtgttgaatgctgagctatagtcaataaacagcattcttacataggtattcctcttgtccagatgggatagtgcAGTGTGAtgacgattgcatcgtctgtggatctattggggaggtaagcaaattgaagtgggtctagggtggcaggtaaggtggaggcgatatgatccttgactagtctctcaaagcatgtGGAGACTGTACACAGGTCAGTACCCAGGTCAGCAGTAGCTTTCCCTTATAGAGCCATGGCTGAACTATTAGGTGTGAGGGCTTTTAGGCCCATAATCAGCCGTTTAAAAAGGACCCCCCCCATACTCTACCTTGGGTATCTGCAGGTTGTTGAGCTGCTGCTGCCAGTTGAGGATGGTCTCCAGCCTGCAGACCCAGATGTTGATGTTGCCCACCAGGACAGACTTGCCCATGCCCCGGGTCAGGATGCACAGGGTGGAGCTCAGGTCCTGCAGCAGCTCCTTGATAAGGCGAGGGTTATGATGGTCCTCCAGAACTGGACACAAAGAAAGAACAAAGACGTTAAAACAGTGTAAAAAAACACCCTATAACTACGTCAACATTCACTGTCATTCATACCAGGTCTCTCGAGAGATACATTTTATGTTTTTTGTAATAGAAGAAACGTAGTCAAAACttcaataacatttaaaaaatgtttaaaaaaataaaaaaacctgTACAGGAAAATCTTTATCAAAAGTCGAAGCATTTTACCATTACTCCCAAAGCAAAACCACCATTTGAAGAACGTACTGAACTCTCAAGGCATGCATGAAGCCAAAGCAAAATAGGTCTTTATATACTGCAGCTAATTCATGTTTTCCTTCCTGAGGCGTGTGGTTGTGTGACCTAAAGCTTAGATCTGATTGCTCCTTTGATCCGCCCGGCAACAGCAGCTCAGTAATGACGGGGCACTACAGCTGCGTGGTTTAGTGGCGGGACAATCACTCTGACACAGCAGCAGTGGGACCGGTTCTACTGCCACACTGACGAGACCAAACAATACCAAGAAACCCAGTATTAGACTGTCAGTTTGAGGGCATAGATTTGAGGACAGAGACGTGTTGTTCTCAGAGAAAGCATGAGGCTGCATTTCACTTCTCCAACCAGGGAGCAGTGCCAACACTAATGTAAGTATGGCTCAGAGCTAAAACCAGGGGATGTGCCATTAGGTAATGTGCTGTGGTTACACTGTTATTCTGACAGGCCATTGAGTACAGACCAGGGAGGTACAGCATGATGAGGAcatatccctctctgtctctctcacccttccGTACGATCTTCTCCAGCACGTTGAAGTAGTTCTTCTGAGCTGCTccactgagggacggcagctgaGACCTGGCTATGAGCTGGAGGAGCtgcacagaaggagagagagagagcgaagtaAAAGAGTGAGAGGACAGGACACATACCAAGGACTAGTATCAACACATATCCAGTAGAATTGATACATGCAGTTTTAGTGATCAAGCTAAATCATGCTTATAATTCAGATAGTTAGCCAGCAGCTTACTTTTGCCACATAGGTAAATCTCTGGATGTCCTGAGTGGCACTGGAAAAATCTAGACGGTTGAAGGCTTCCCCTAGCGTGCAGTATCCATGTCTCTAAGGTAATAACACACAAACTTAATTACCAAAACACATACCATGTATGGTAAAGAGTAGAATGGGCAATAAACAAAATCTAGTGGACATTCTCAGTATTATTTACTGTCCATTAAATTTTGCATAAACAGCGTATCCACATTCCAGGTCTTGGGTCGCATAGTTATATGGTGCAGTTGACCTAAACTTTCCTCACCTCTCTTGTGCTCTCCTTCTGAACATAGATCCACTTCTCCTGGTAAACAACTgggaaaagagagaaaagaaaacAGAGTCAAAGGGAGAGATTTACTTTGCTATTTATCAGAACTGTTTTGTTAAACCACAGTTGCCAAACCTcatgctagctggctagcattcCTAATAGCTCTTGTGGTTGGCCATTTCCCCCCAAAGACCTTTAATGGGAATAAGATGGCTGCGGTCAGTGCTACTCACACTGTgatttggtgttgttgttgtagaAGTCTTTTTTCCTCTTTTTGGCAACTACCTCGCACACATTTCCAGTAAACAGATTCTCTTTGTTTTCGTCGCAGAGCCTGTTTCAGAAAGACATGGTAGACATGAAAGGAGTGAGTTAATAGCATTGTTTATGAGCGTTGGCATGGTGGACGTCAGTGTATTTATGTAACAAACTAAGTGGCTGTCCACGCTGTAGAAGGCCACAGCCTGGCCATGCCCAGATGACTGCCTGACTACCCCTCTGAGGTGATTAAGACTGGCACAGCCCTGATCTAACCTGGCTGACCTCTTGTTTCTCAGAGACTCATGGAGAAGGTCAGGGACTATTTTCTGACCATAACATCAACTCTAATGCTGGACAAGATCTGCTAATCTCTTTATCTAGGAAACCACTTTCGGATAAACACTAACTTCAGATTTCCGAAAATCTCTGACTTGCATTGATGCCAGGCTGTGTATATGACTGTATGCCAATAGGTCACAGATAGCAGCTTGTATCCATGAGGTTGCATCACTGTCATTGTATCATTGAGGCAAGCATAAGATATCTAGCAGGTAATCAACTTCCCATCACAGGCAGCTAATCTCAAAATCCAGATTATACCGCAACTATCAACAGTCCCGTTTTAAGTCTATGTTCCGTGTGCCCCCGTGGCTACACGGCTGCCTGTAGGGTGGAGTGGCAGAGTATGTCTTGTTTTGCATTCATGGCTACAATTCATAGTGATACTTCTGTTGGGGCTATCTTTAGGGGACGGTTCAGTACGCTAGCAAATttcagattacatcttcaaacagGTTTGTGAAATTATGACTCAAGGCCAGTATCTCTGAGGGCTTCAGTATACTAAAACACTAATTATGTATGTACTTTTTAGCCCAACTCAGACCATATGATAAACTTCCTGCACTGCCACGAAGGCCAAAGGAATGAACTGAAAATAaataggttaaataaatacaacttCTGGTCATGCCCTTGACAGAGATTGGTTTGCCCTCTTTGTATCAGCAGAGCTTTCATTATTTGAAATGCAATGAAGTCCAGTGAAAGTATTTGGCAACAGGCTTTCATCCTCAGCCCAACAGCATACCTGTAACACAGGGAAATGTATTGGCTATATCAGTcggattttttaaatatattttaaagaCTGTAAAAACTATTTCCCAGATTAAATAGTCAACACAGGTGCTCCATAAAATGAGTTTAtagtaatttgggtgaactaccTCTTTAACCCCTAGACCATGTTGTTGCTAGTGTTATCTGGAACATCAATGACCATTACCTTGCTCTGATCTCTATGGGTGTCGCGTTCTCTCTACACAGACAATCAGAAGGTTTAATGAGGACTGGCTGCTAGATCAAAGTGAGTGGTCCACTGATGTTCCCCATGCATTAGTAATCCATGTGCTCAGCCTTATCACGTGACCATCTCAGGAGCAGAGCTCTGAGACTCTCCCTCCAGCCTGTCTCAGATCCACACAGACTGACCACAGGTAGGGGGCTGGAGATTAAGCAAATCATTGGTGGGGATCAACGTTTTTTGACACATGCAGCTTATCTAGGCTGGAGGCTAATTCAGGCCGTTTTATGCACTGGTCCCACTGCTTAATGCATTCACGCACgaccgtgcacacacacacacacacacacacacacacacacacacacaccaatcagtAACAGGGAATTAGAGGTCAGGAATGCAATAACCTAACATTTTACAGAGGATTCTCACTGCAGCATGCCTGGACAGAGAAGGAAAAACAAAAACCCTCAGACAAGAGGAACAGAGCAATGTTGGCTCTCAAACTACTCGAAATATACTCTGTACAGTCAATGTGGGTCTTTGACAGTCGATGTTTACCTTTCACATGGCATCAGCTAAATGGCTGAGAGAGCTGAACTACTGTGTTGACCTTGGATCAGTACAATAGCAGGCATAATGATGTCGGTCTGTGGGAGTGTTTGTTTAGCAGTCAATGGCTACTGTGCAGGTACTGTATGATGTCATTGGCCTTTGAGTCTGGATGTTTTTTGGAGGATAGTCACTGAGAGGAAATAATGTAATCGGTTATTGTGTGATGCAATGTCATCGTCTGTTTTTCTGTGAGGTATTTGTAGGATGTTTATTGTCAACTGTTGTACTGTGAGGTACTATATGGCCAACTCTAGATTTGATGACACCATAAAAAAAAAGGTACTCAGTGACTAGCCTATACTATTATAACCATCTGAGATAAATAGCGACCACATCACCACATTAAAAAATGTGTAGCAAATCATAACAATCAGATTTAATACTCTGCCACGTCAAAATAGAAGATTATTATTTTTCCAAATCTGTTTTGTTTGTCTAGACTGGAACACCAGACTGGAGCACCACAGGCGTTAGACAGAGCTAGCCCTGAATGGGAAAACCCCTGGTCTAAAAGCCTCACCATTCACTACCACCACAGTCCACAGGACATAACAGAACATGTTTCCTGCAGATAACAAGCCAGCACTCCTGCTGAGACAAATCAAAGCCTGCCCAAAACACTATTTTAACAGACAAGAGACAGACAAAAGTGACTTGTTTGTAGCCACTGCTATAACATAAAACGCCATGCTGATTTGATGAACACAAGGACTCCCTGCATAGTACATCCTTCTACATCTCTTTATATGGCAATACAATACAGGGTCAAACCCATGCACCCAATTATAGCATTCCATAAATATGAATCAGCCACAAAacctgacagagaggaggaaggtaGGAGAATTCCTGGCAACTTTATTCAATAGGTTTGCTAGTGAATGTTAAATTGAACCACATGTCAGAACAGATGTGAGATAGAGGGTGctaatatttcattcagtacagatGTGTAGATGTGGAACATTTTTACCTTAACTTATACTATCCCTATAGTCAATTTAGGCTACCCCACACTCAGGGTATGTTGTGCCAAGAGATGAGaccccttcttttttttttagacAAGCTATGTTTACATTAACAAATATTATTTCCAGGGAtccacaacatcctgaaatatatgtagatatctttgttagaaagaatactatatttctcTTGATGTAGTGATGAGATgaatgtaaaaaaattaaataaaataaaattatatatatatatttttt
This portion of the Salvelinus fontinalis isolate EN_2023a chromosome 27, ASM2944872v1, whole genome shotgun sequence genome encodes:
- the fbxo25 gene encoding F-box only protein 25 isoform X1; its protein translation is MPFLGQDWRSPGWSWIKTEDGWKRIEFYGNELRDNNNGIDLEELCDENKENLFTGNVCEVVAKKRKKDFYNNNTKSQFVYQEKWIYVQKESTRERHGYCTLGEAFNRLDFSSATQDIQRFTYVAKLLQLIARSQLPSLSGAAQKNYFNVLEKIVRKVLEDHHNPRLIKELLQDLSSTLCILTRGMGKSVLVGNINIWVCRLETILNWQQQLNNLQIPKQLSNGMTLRDLPLDMQNNILYKFSDACDIINLGQATPTLHMLSEGRHLWKKLCQFHFAEKQFCRHLILSERGHVDWKVMYFTLQKYYPKREQYGDTLHFCRHCSILFWKDCHLALLFKDSGHPCTANDPDNCLVPISPQHFIDLFKF
- the fbxo25 gene encoding F-box only protein 25 isoform X2, translated to MPFLGQDWRSPGWSWIKTEDGWKRIEFYGNELRDNNNGIDLEELCDENKENLFTGNVCEVVAKKRKKDFYNNNTKSQFVYQEKWIYVQKESTRERHGYCTLGEAFNRLDFSSATQDIQRFTYVAKLLQLIARSQLPSLSGAAQKNYFNVLEKIVRKVLEDHHNPRLIKELLQDLSSTLCILTRGMGKSVLVGNINIWVCRLETILNWQQQLNNLQIPKQLSNGMTLRDLPLDMQNNILYKFSDACDIINLGQATPTLHMLSEGRHLWKKLCQFHFAEKQFCRHLILSERGHVDWKVMYFTLQKYYPKREQYGDTLHFCRHCSILFWKDSGHPCTANDPDNCLVPISPQHFIDLFKF